Proteins encoded together in one Chitinophaga lutea window:
- a CDS encoding SusC/RagA family TonB-linked outer membrane protein, with protein MKRCFQWRRAFLFLFLCLSAITATAQQAVKGKVTDAADGAALPGVNVTVPGTQAGAATDANGNFSITLPAGAASLRFSFVGYDAQTVAVGAQTTINVRLQAASKGLGEVVVVGYGTQTRRDLTGTVSQVKGADIRNLPVSDPAQAIQGRVTGVNIVRSDASPGTTPSIRIRGTGTINDAEPLIVIDGVPAGGLSDVNPNDIASMEILKDASASAIYGTRAANGVVLITTRKGNFGEKLRASVNVYRGVSDALRYVDLLTAPDLVMLKKERYANDGIAPNPVWNDPYYSVQRTDWQKAVLGTGHVTNADAQIRGGNAASNYLFSLGYYDEKGIIENSYFKRYTARINSEHKLGKRVKIGENLQLSLRQNQGFDTYSSQTGLLFSTLRFNPAIPVRNEDGSYGTGKASSELGDINNPVFTLETSDSRNKYYRMLANIYGELEIINGLKLRANGAFDGGLTDNYYFNPQVLDQTRVRDRAELSRESRSNSSLLGEIFLNFKRTFAAAHDIDVTGGYSVQTFKGDYYRAERRGYNDESPDQRVLDNGDILANINGNFDPDRALASGFVRAFYGYKGKYLLTLTFRADGSSRFSPDNRWGYFPAFSAGWRISEEKFMKDNLAFISNLKLTGGWGVLGNSNVADFQYLAPINKDRRYSFGGTAVTGIWNSRLANPDITWEKAKMTNVSLEAGFLENRLTTTVTWFVKNTTDMLVPAPEMDVHGRAGIPDRNIGELKNTGWEVEAGYRGNAGAFTYNISANASFIKNTVTRLYEPGTYIGSASYGRQQQEISRTYEGQPIASFFGWRTNGIYQTQDEINRDPALANDSRKTNIAPGDVRFVDQNNDGKIDEGDRVYLGSPNPDVVYGLQLGAEYKGFDFSASFSGVAGVKLYNADKMQGLDPTFPFNYYAEALNRWHGPGTSNTMPRMTTLNNNGNYRTSDRFVENGNYLSLRNVALGYTIPPSLWGNSGITGIRVYVACQNLFILTDYSGLNPELGYTDGNRQRGVDVATYPAARTFTFGASLNF; from the coding sequence ATGAAAAGATGCTTTCAATGGAGGCGGGCCTTCCTGTTCCTCTTCCTTTGCCTGTCTGCCATCACTGCCACGGCGCAGCAGGCCGTTAAAGGCAAGGTAACGGACGCCGCAGACGGCGCCGCACTTCCCGGGGTGAACGTAACCGTGCCGGGCACGCAGGCCGGCGCCGCCACGGACGCAAACGGCAATTTCTCCATCACCTTACCCGCCGGCGCCGCTTCGCTGCGCTTTTCCTTTGTAGGGTACGACGCGCAGACGGTGGCCGTCGGCGCACAAACCACCATTAACGTACGGCTGCAGGCGGCCTCCAAAGGCCTGGGCGAAGTGGTAGTGGTTGGTTACGGCACGCAAACGCGCCGCGATCTGACGGGCACCGTATCGCAGGTAAAAGGAGCCGATATCCGCAACCTGCCGGTGAGCGACCCGGCACAGGCCATCCAGGGCCGCGTAACGGGCGTGAACATCGTCCGGTCGGACGCATCGCCCGGCACCACGCCCAGCATCCGCATACGCGGTACGGGCACCATCAACGACGCGGAGCCGCTCATCGTGATCGACGGTGTACCCGCGGGCGGCCTCAGCGATGTGAACCCGAACGACATCGCCTCCATGGAAATCCTCAAAGACGCATCGGCTTCGGCCATCTACGGTACGCGCGCGGCCAACGGCGTGGTGCTCATCACCACCCGCAAGGGCAACTTCGGGGAGAAGCTGCGCGCCAGCGTGAACGTGTACCGCGGCGTGAGCGATGCGCTCAGATATGTAGACCTGCTGACGGCGCCCGACCTGGTGATGCTGAAAAAAGAGCGGTATGCCAACGACGGCATCGCGCCCAACCCGGTATGGAATGACCCGTATTACAGCGTGCAGCGCACCGACTGGCAGAAAGCCGTGCTGGGCACAGGGCACGTGACGAATGCGGACGCGCAGATCCGTGGTGGCAATGCAGCATCCAATTACCTGTTCAGTCTTGGTTACTATGATGAAAAAGGGATCATCGAGAACAGTTACTTCAAACGGTACACGGCCCGCATCAACTCGGAGCACAAACTGGGTAAACGGGTGAAGATAGGAGAGAACCTCCAGTTATCGCTCCGCCAGAACCAGGGCTTCGATACATATTCTTCCCAGACGGGCCTGCTGTTCAGTACGCTGCGTTTCAACCCGGCCATCCCGGTGCGGAATGAAGACGGCTCTTACGGCACCGGCAAAGCCAGCAGCGAACTGGGAGACATCAACAATCCCGTGTTCACGCTGGAAACGTCCGACAGCCGGAATAAATACTACCGTATGCTGGCCAACATCTATGGTGAACTGGAAATCATCAATGGCCTGAAGCTGCGCGCCAATGGCGCTTTCGACGGCGGGCTCACCGATAATTATTATTTCAACCCCCAGGTGCTCGACCAGACGCGTGTGCGCGACCGGGCGGAGTTATCCCGCGAAAGCAGATCGAACAGTTCGCTGCTGGGAGAGATCTTCCTGAACTTCAAACGCACGTTTGCCGCGGCGCATGATATCGATGTGACCGGCGGTTATTCCGTACAGACCTTCAAAGGCGATTATTACCGCGCGGAACGCAGGGGGTATAATGATGAGAGCCCCGACCAGCGCGTGCTCGACAACGGCGACATCCTCGCCAACATCAACGGTAACTTCGACCCCGACCGGGCGCTGGCCTCCGGCTTCGTGCGCGCCTTTTACGGGTATAAAGGAAAATACCTGCTGACGCTGACGTTCCGGGCGGACGGTTCATCCAGGTTTTCGCCAGACAACCGCTGGGGTTATTTCCCCGCTTTCTCCGCCGGCTGGCGCATATCGGAAGAAAAGTTCATGAAGGATAACCTGGCCTTCATCAGTAATCTGAAGCTCACCGGCGGCTGGGGCGTGCTGGGGAACTCGAATGTGGCCGACTTCCAGTACCTGGCGCCCATCAACAAAGACCGGCGTTACAGCTTCGGCGGCACAGCCGTTACGGGCATCTGGAATTCCCGCCTCGCCAACCCGGACATTACCTGGGAAAAGGCGAAGATGACCAACGTAAGCCTCGAAGCAGGTTTCCTCGAGAATCGCCTCACCACCACCGTTACCTGGTTCGTTAAAAATACCACCGACATGCTCGTACCTGCCCCCGAAATGGACGTGCACGGCCGCGCGGGCATTCCCGACCGTAACATCGGCGAACTGAAGAATACGGGCTGGGAAGTGGAAGCCGGTTACCGCGGCAATGCGGGCGCCTTTACCTACAATATCAGCGCCAACGCCTCTTTCATCAAAAACACTGTCACCAGGCTGTACGAACCGGGCACCTACATCGGCTCCGCCTCTTACGGCCGTCAGCAGCAGGAGATTTCGCGTACCTACGAAGGGCAGCCGATCGCCTCGTTCTTCGGCTGGAGGACCAACGGCATTTACCAGACGCAGGACGAGATCAACCGCGACCCGGCGCTGGCCAATGATTCCCGCAAAACCAACATCGCGCCGGGCGACGTGCGGTTCGTGGATCAGAACAACGACGGCAAAATAGACGAAGGCGACCGTGTGTACCTGGGCAGCCCTAACCCCGATGTGGTGTATGGATTGCAGCTGGGTGCGGAGTACAAAGGTTTCGATTTCAGCGCCTCATTTTCCGGCGTTGCAGGCGTGAAGCTGTACAATGCAGACAAAATGCAGGGCCTCGATCCCACTTTCCCTTTCAATTATTATGCAGAAGCGCTCAACCGCTGGCACGGCCCGGGTACGAGCAACACCATGCCGCGCATGACCACGCTGAACAACAACGGCAATTACCGTACGTCCGACCGCTTCGTGGAGAACGGGAATTATCTCTCGCTCCGCAATGTGGCGCTGGGATATACCATCCCGCCATCGCTCTGGGGGAATTCGGGCATTACCGGCATCCGCGTGTACGTAGCCTGCCAGAACCTGTTCATCCTCACCGATTACTCCGGCCTGAACCCCGAGCTGGGATATACCGACGGCAACCGGCAGCGCGGTGTGGATGTGGCCACTTACCCGGCTGCGCGCACCTTTACATTCGGCGCTTCGCTTAATTTCTGA